Proteins from a single region of Rhodovibrio salinarum DSM 9154:
- a CDS encoding Dps family protein, whose protein sequence is MTPPNSAFSAEDRKKLADGLARVLAGSYTLYLKTHNYHWNVEGPNFKGLHDLFEEQYTDLAEAVDEVAERIRALGHYAPGSFAEFAQLSVISEETGQPDAMTMVRQLADDQDSIANTCRQVLQTAEDAGDAATDDLLATRVQTHEKNAWMLRAYLA, encoded by the coding sequence ATGACCCCACCGAACAGCGCGTTTTCCGCGGAGGACCGGAAGAAGCTGGCAGATGGACTCGCCCGCGTGCTCGCGGGGAGCTACACCCTCTACCTCAAGACCCACAACTATCACTGGAACGTGGAAGGGCCGAACTTCAAAGGCCTGCACGACCTTTTCGAAGAACAGTACACCGACCTCGCCGAGGCGGTCGATGAGGTCGCGGAGCGTATCCGCGCCCTCGGCCACTACGCACCCGGGAGCTTTGCGGAATTCGCCCAACTGAGCGTGATTAGCGAGGAAACCGGTCAACCCGACGCGATGACGATGGTGCGCCAGCTCGCCGACGATCAGGACAGCATCGCCAACACCTGCCGTCAGGTGCTGCAGACCGCCGAAGACGCGGGCGACGCGGCAACGGACGACCTGCTGGCAACCCGCGTGCAGACGCACGAGAAGAATGCCTGGATGCTCCGGGCCTATCTCGCCTGA
- a CDS encoding cation:proton antiporter — protein MEHLLLGKLALIGAVGITAQWLAWRLHLPAVILLTAGGVLIGPVAGVVQPHADFGELLRPLVGLAVAVILFEGGLSLEREELKQVGSTVKRILLLGVPITGLLAALAAHLLAGFSWPVAFVVGALLVITGPTVVIPLLRQAKLDRETARSLKWEGILNDPLGAILAVLVFEYLVQQATSPGAFLLHAVGGVLAAAGLGLAVAWGFAWATRRGEIAEFLKAPVLTGLVGVVYAAGNWLQAEGGLIAVTLFGAGLANLGLANLDQLRRFKEYVGVLLISGLFVVLAATLEPSMVRQVDWGLAAFVAVLLVVIRPVAVMLATVGLGISFKRRLFLGWIAPRGIVCVAVAGVFGPRLVEQGYPQADALVPLAFLVVFVTVVLHGSTVGWLGRRLGLAAGPEHDVLIVGATPWSAALADALHRIGLPVVLADPNPHHLTIVETHVPTFAGEILSEQAEQRLDLARFEHVIAATDSDSYNALVASQFALEQGIDRTFQLASHPEAAPSQLRPEARGRVLVGDGYDSDWLDTRLREGWQFRCLRLARGAVIKLPEQAVPVAVLEPSGEVWFRAKERGFRPGTGDTVILFAPPDVAATLEPCGKPKSARAQRAEQRAANKAARAANATGGR, from the coding sequence TTGGAACACCTGCTGCTCGGCAAGCTGGCGCTGATCGGCGCGGTTGGTATCACTGCGCAGTGGCTGGCCTGGCGTCTGCATCTGCCCGCGGTGATCCTGCTGACCGCGGGGGGCGTGCTGATCGGACCGGTCGCCGGTGTGGTGCAGCCGCACGCGGATTTCGGCGAGCTGCTGCGCCCGCTGGTCGGTCTGGCGGTGGCCGTGATTCTGTTCGAAGGCGGCTTGTCCCTGGAACGCGAGGAACTCAAGCAGGTCGGCAGCACGGTCAAGCGCATCCTGCTTCTGGGGGTGCCGATCACCGGCCTGCTGGCCGCGCTCGCGGCGCATCTGCTGGCGGGCTTTTCCTGGCCGGTCGCCTTCGTCGTCGGGGCGCTCCTGGTGATCACCGGGCCGACCGTGGTGATCCCGCTGCTGCGCCAGGCCAAGCTGGACCGGGAAACCGCGCGGTCGCTCAAGTGGGAAGGCATTCTGAACGATCCCTTGGGCGCCATTCTGGCGGTGCTGGTGTTCGAATACCTGGTGCAGCAGGCAACCTCGCCGGGCGCCTTCCTGCTGCACGCGGTGGGCGGTGTGCTCGCCGCGGCCGGGCTCGGTCTGGCGGTTGCCTGGGGGTTTGCCTGGGCGACACGGCGTGGGGAAATTGCGGAATTCCTGAAGGCGCCCGTCCTGACTGGCCTGGTCGGTGTGGTCTACGCCGCCGGCAACTGGCTGCAGGCCGAAGGCGGCTTGATCGCGGTGACGCTGTTCGGCGCCGGCCTTGCCAACCTGGGATTGGCCAATCTCGACCAACTGCGCCGCTTCAAGGAATACGTCGGCGTATTGCTGATCTCCGGGCTGTTCGTGGTGCTGGCGGCGACGCTGGAGCCGTCGATGGTACGGCAGGTCGATTGGGGGCTGGCGGCCTTCGTCGCGGTGCTGCTGGTCGTCATCCGCCCGGTTGCGGTGATGCTGGCCACGGTGGGGCTGGGGATCAGCTTCAAGCGTCGGCTGTTCCTCGGCTGGATCGCGCCGCGCGGCATCGTGTGTGTGGCCGTGGCCGGCGTGTTCGGCCCGCGGCTGGTGGAGCAGGGCTATCCGCAGGCGGATGCGTTGGTGCCGCTCGCCTTCCTGGTGGTGTTCGTCACGGTCGTTCTGCACGGCAGTACGGTTGGCTGGCTGGGGCGCCGGTTGGGCCTGGCGGCCGGGCCGGAGCACGACGTACTGATCGTCGGGGCCACGCCCTGGTCGGCGGCGCTCGCGGATGCGTTGCATCGGATCGGGTTGCCGGTCGTGCTGGCCGATCCGAACCCGCACCATCTGACGATCGTGGAAACCCATGTGCCGACCTTTGCCGGCGAGATTTTGTCGGAGCAGGCGGAACAGCGGCTCGACCTCGCCCGCTTCGAGCATGTGATCGCGGCGACGGACAGCGACAGTTACAACGCTCTGGTCGCTTCGCAGTTCGCGCTTGAGCAGGGAATCGACCGAACCTTCCAGTTGGCCAGCCACCCGGAAGCCGCCCCCTCGCAGTTGCGGCCGGAAGCGCGCGGTCGGGTGCTGGTGGGCGACGGATACGATAGTGACTGGCTGGACACCCGGCTGCGCGAGGGGTGGCAGTTCCGCTGCCTGCGTCTAGCGCGCGGGGCGGTCATCAAGCTGCCGGAGCAGGCCGTGCCGGTCGCGGTGCTGGAGCCAAGCGGCGAGGTCTGGTTCCGCGCCAAGGAGCGCGGCTTCCGCCCGGGCACCGGCGATACCGTGATCCTGTTCGCGCCCCCGGACGTGGCAGCGACGTTGGAGCCGTGCGGCAAGCCGAAGAGCGCGCGGGCCCAGCGCGCCGAGCAGCGCGCGGCCAACAAGGCCGCGAGGGCGGCGAACGCGACCGGGGGCCGCTAG
- a CDS encoding ABC transporter substrate-binding protein — protein sequence MNNAYSLKRVALGGSCALAIALSAGTAAAQEVDPNATWVLGTTDQPTTYDPAGAYDLPSWNIMWNVYSFLMRIPPGETTPVLDAAKSCEWSAETKYKCVLKEGITFTNGQELTAEDVKFSFERMIEMDKPAGPSSLFSPIQSISTPDEYTVVFDLKQHNATWPYVLTTGAGAIVPKGVYPADELQPSDEIVGSGHYKLAAYKPNVQTVLEENEDYYGDPARNQRVIIQYFSNSSSLKLAIQQGNVDVAYRKLTPTDVQSLREMAKDQPFRLVEGKGTAIRYLVFNLDLEPGQQQAVRQAAAYLMDREAVAQNVYNGTVEPLYSMIPAGLKGHTDAFKSIYGVGTNAEKAKQVLSEAGIETPVELQLWYTPTHYGDSSADEYAEIQRAFETDDIFDVTLKSTEWARYVEAATTDQYPAFQMGWFPDFPDADNYTAPFYGSETSWLNTHYENARVDELIGKQRAAEDSEARVEAFEEIQQIAAEEVPIIPVFQAKQIATVGDQMTGVSDTLDASYIFRYWLVGKTQ from the coding sequence ATGAATAACGCGTACAGCCTAAAGCGCGTGGCGCTTGGCGGCAGTTGCGCTTTGGCGATAGCGCTCAGCGCCGGCACGGCCGCCGCGCAGGAGGTGGATCCGAACGCGACCTGGGTGCTCGGCACAACCGACCAGCCGACCACCTACGACCCGGCGGGCGCCTACGACCTGCCGTCCTGGAACATCATGTGGAACGTCTACAGCTTCCTCATGCGGATTCCGCCTGGTGAGACGACGCCGGTGCTGGACGCCGCCAAATCCTGTGAATGGTCGGCGGAAACCAAGTACAAGTGCGTGCTGAAGGAGGGGATCACCTTCACCAACGGGCAGGAGTTGACGGCCGAGGACGTCAAGTTCTCCTTCGAGCGCATGATCGAGATGGACAAGCCGGCCGGCCCCTCCAGCCTGTTCTCGCCGATCCAGTCGATCTCCACGCCCGACGAGTACACGGTCGTCTTCGATCTGAAGCAGCACAACGCGACCTGGCCGTACGTGCTCACCACCGGCGCGGGCGCGATCGTACCCAAGGGCGTCTATCCGGCGGACGAGCTGCAGCCGAGCGACGAGATCGTTGGCTCCGGCCACTATAAGCTCGCTGCCTACAAGCCGAACGTCCAGACGGTGCTGGAAGAGAACGAGGACTATTACGGCGACCCCGCCCGGAACCAGCGGGTGATCATCCAGTATTTCTCGAACTCCTCCTCGCTGAAGCTGGCGATCCAGCAAGGCAACGTCGACGTCGCCTACCGCAAGCTGACGCCGACCGACGTGCAATCGCTGCGCGAGATGGCCAAAGACCAGCCATTCCGCCTGGTCGAGGGTAAGGGCACCGCGATCCGCTACCTGGTGTTCAACCTCGACCTGGAGCCCGGCCAGCAGCAAGCCGTGCGTCAGGCCGCGGCCTACCTGATGGACCGTGAGGCGGTTGCCCAGAACGTCTATAACGGCACGGTCGAGCCGCTTTATTCCATGATCCCGGCCGGCCTGAAGGGCCATACGGACGCCTTCAAGTCGATCTACGGCGTGGGCACCAACGCCGAGAAGGCGAAGCAGGTGCTGAGCGAGGCCGGGATCGAGACACCGGTCGAGCTGCAGCTCTGGTACACGCCGACCCACTACGGCGACAGCTCGGCGGACGAGTACGCCGAGATCCAGCGGGCGTTCGAGACCGACGACATCTTCGATGTCACGCTGAAGTCCACTGAGTGGGCGCGCTACGTCGAGGCGGCGACGACTGACCAGTACCCGGCCTTCCAGATGGGCTGGTTCCCGGACTTCCCGGACGCGGACAACTACACCGCGCCCTTCTACGGTTCCGAAACCTCGTGGCTGAACACCCACTACGAGAACGCACGGGTCGACGAGCTGATCGGCAAGCAGCGCGCGGCGGAAGATTCCGAAGCACGCGTCGAGGCGTTCGAGGAGATTCAGCAGATCGCCGCGGAGGAGGTCCCGATCATCCCGGTCTTCCAGGCCAAGCAGATCGCGACGGTCGGCGATCAGATGACCGGTGTGTCGGATACGCTCGATGCCTCCTACATCTTCCGCTACTGGCTGGTCGGAAAGACGCAGTAG
- a CDS encoding ABC transporter permease yields the protein MASQTTSLRAYALTRLVLAVPMILVLLSFVFLLMRVAPGDPVAAALGGKVSDEVLQRKREAMGLDDPVYVQFADYIADVFSFDFGMTITDSRPVLEVILNNGAATLELVFFGMVIATTLGILLGLITGRLRDTPIDVTGRLFGIFIYATPVFFLGFLGQLIFGAELNWLPASGRASPIVQYTLERTTNLLVLDAIIAGNWSALWDVIRHLIMPAMTLGLLITGVLLRMVRVNLLQTLQGDYVEAARARGVREWRVVFRHAFRNALVPVVTMIGLQFALLMSGAILTETTFNWPGLGNQLVRYLNNRDYTGVQGIITFFALVVVLISVVIDFVNAWIDPRVRY from the coding sequence ATGGCCTCGCAGACAACATCGCTGCGCGCCTATGCGCTTACCCGCCTCGTGTTGGCGGTACCAATGATCTTGGTGCTTCTGTCGTTCGTCTTCCTGCTGATGCGCGTGGCGCCCGGTGACCCGGTCGCGGCCGCGCTGGGCGGCAAGGTCAGCGACGAGGTGCTGCAACGCAAACGCGAGGCGATGGGCCTCGACGACCCGGTGTACGTCCAGTTTGCGGACTACATCGCCGATGTCTTCAGTTTCGACTTCGGCATGACGATCACCGACAGCCGGCCGGTGCTGGAGGTGATCCTGAACAACGGCGCGGCGACCCTGGAGCTGGTCTTCTTCGGCATGGTGATCGCGACCACGCTCGGCATTCTGCTGGGCCTGATCACCGGGCGCCTGCGCGACACGCCGATCGACGTCACCGGCCGGTTGTTCGGCATCTTCATCTACGCCACGCCGGTCTTCTTCCTCGGCTTTCTGGGCCAGCTGATCTTCGGCGCCGAACTGAACTGGCTGCCGGCCAGCGGCCGCGCGAGCCCGATCGTGCAGTACACCCTGGAACGCACCACCAACCTTCTGGTGCTGGACGCGATCATCGCCGGCAACTGGAGCGCGCTGTGGGACGTGATCCGTCACTTGATCATGCCGGCGATGACGCTGGGCTTGCTGATCACCGGCGTGCTGCTGCGCATGGTCCGCGTCAATCTGCTGCAGACGCTGCAGGGCGACTACGTCGAAGCCGCGCGCGCTCGCGGGGTGCGTGAATGGCGGGTGGTGTTCCGCCACGCCTTCCGCAACGCGCTGGTGCCCGTGGTGACCATGATCGGCCTGCAGTTCGCGCTCCTGATGTCGGGCGCGATCCTGACCGAAACGACCTTTAACTGGCCCGGACTGGGCAACCAGCTGGTCCGCTACCTGAACAACCGTGATTACACCGGGGTCCAGGGGATCATCACCTTCTTCGCCTTGGTGGTGGTGCTGATCTCGGTGGTGATCGACTTCGTCAACGCCTGGATCGACCCGCGGGTGAGGTACTGA
- a CDS encoding ABC transporter permease, which produces MSARDDSQAPRRPGLLARQFRRVSGPIKESRGLPRVVLWIGTAITGFWILVALFAPWIAPYGYSQYQNDAGERFGKHIAPNMDYLLGTTVQSTDVLSRIVWGARTEVEVVILAVVFSLAIGLPIGLISGFKGGWLDRVLVLIMDALFAFPYLLLAIVIAFLLSDVLASGVLTAAIAISVVYVPQYFRVVRNHTISVREEPFVEAARAMGARPRWIVTKYVLANVVQSVPVVATLNAADSILTLAGLGFLGYGIQPTQGAEWGYDLQRAIADAGAGIWWTGLFPGIAIVSLVTGLTLLGEGLNDVLNPLLRPRRTEPVKFPDKDSEAPEGERT; this is translated from the coding sequence ATGAGCGCACGCGACGACAGCCAGGCCCCCCGGCGTCCCGGCCTGCTCGCCCGGCAATTCCGCCGCGTTTCCGGGCCGATCAAGGAAAGCCGCGGCCTGCCCCGCGTGGTGCTGTGGATCGGCACGGCGATCACCGGTTTCTGGATCCTGGTCGCGCTCTTCGCGCCCTGGATCGCGCCTTACGGCTACTCCCAATATCAGAACGACGCCGGCGAGCGGTTCGGCAAGCACATCGCCCCCAACATGGACTACCTGCTGGGCACCACCGTGCAGTCGACCGACGTGCTGTCGCGGATCGTCTGGGGCGCGCGCACCGAGGTCGAGGTGGTGATCCTGGCGGTGGTCTTCTCGCTTGCGATCGGGCTGCCGATCGGCCTGATCTCAGGCTTCAAGGGCGGCTGGCTGGACCGTGTCCTGGTGTTGATCATGGATGCGCTGTTCGCCTTCCCCTACCTGCTGCTGGCCATCGTGATCGCCTTCCTGCTATCGGACGTGCTGGCAAGCGGCGTTCTGACGGCGGCAATCGCCATTTCCGTCGTCTACGTGCCGCAGTACTTCCGCGTGGTCCGCAACCATACGATCTCCGTGCGCGAGGAGCCGTTCGTCGAGGCCGCGCGGGCGATGGGCGCGCGGCCGCGCTGGATCGTGACCAAGTACGTGCTGGCGAACGTCGTGCAGTCGGTCCCCGTCGTCGCCACCCTGAACGCGGCGGACTCCATCCTCACCCTCGCCGGCCTGGGCTTCCTCGGCTACGGCATTCAGCCGACCCAAGGGGCCGAGTGGGGCTATGACCTGCAGCGGGCGATCGCGGATGCGGGTGCGGGCATCTGGTGGACCGGCTTGTTCCCCGGCATCGCGATCGTCTCGCTCGTGACCGGCCTGACGCTCCTGGGCGAGGGGCTGAACGATGTGCTCAACCCGCTGCTGCGCCCGCGCCGGACCGAGCCGGTCAAGTTCCCCGACAAGGACAGCGAGGCCCCGGAAGGAGAGCGGACATGA
- a CDS encoding ATP-binding cassette domain-containing protein — protein sequence MNEREPILSVRDLRVWYGTAKGAAQAVDRVSLDIAAGEAVGLVGESGCGKSTLGRALMGLTPNSAAHDGQILYRGQDVLQMTKRQHHALRGPEIGLIFQEPMTRLRTR from the coding sequence ATGAACGAACGCGAACCGATCCTGTCCGTGCGCGACCTGCGGGTCTGGTACGGCACGGCCAAGGGGGCGGCGCAGGCGGTCGACCGGGTCTCGCTCGACATCGCAGCCGGAGAGGCCGTCGGCCTGGTCGGTGAAAGCGGCTGCGGCAAGTCGACCCTGGGGCGCGCGCTGATGGGCCTGACCCCGAACTCGGCGGCGCACGACGGGCAGATTCTGTACCGCGGGCAGGACGTGCTGCAGATGACCAAGCGCCAGCACCATGCCCTGCGGGGCCCGGAGATCGGCCTGATCTTCCAGGAGCCGATGACCCGGCTGAGAACCCGCTGA
- a CDS encoding ABC transporter ATP-binding protein codes for MRINDHFEETLRAHEPNLGREEIKRRSLETLGHVGIPPTRFHQYPHEFSGGMRQRIMIALALVLKPKLLIADEPTTSLDVLVEAQILRLLKDLQSEFGTALLMITHNLGIVAEACDRMAVMYAGRVAEDGDVGSVFANPGHPYTRELLHSTISLSTRELSHIPGSPPNLVTPPQGCRFHPRCPDAMQICTQKVPVTTHPQPGQRVHCWRHGPDELIPEGGKAPLQQEFDHVDEA; via the coding sequence ATGCGCATCAACGACCATTTCGAGGAAACGCTGCGCGCCCACGAGCCGAACCTGGGCCGCGAGGAGATCAAGCGCCGGTCGTTGGAAACGCTGGGTCACGTGGGCATCCCGCCCACCCGCTTCCACCAGTATCCGCACGAGTTCTCCGGCGGCATGCGTCAGCGGATTATGATCGCGCTGGCTTTGGTGCTGAAACCCAAGCTCTTGATCGCCGACGAGCCGACCACCTCGCTTGACGTGCTGGTGGAGGCGCAGATCCTGCGTCTGCTCAAGGACCTGCAAAGCGAGTTCGGCACCGCCCTGCTGATGATCACCCACAACCTCGGCATCGTCGCGGAGGCGTGCGACCGGATGGCGGTGATGTACGCCGGCCGGGTCGCCGAGGACGGCGACGTCGGCAGCGTGTTCGCCAACCCGGGCCACCCCTATACGCGCGAGCTGCTGCACTCGACGATCTCGCTGTCGACCCGGGAGTTGAGCCATATCCCGGGCTCGCCCCCGAACTTGGTCACACCACCGCAAGGCTGCCGTTTCCATCCGCGCTGCCCAGACGCCATGCAGATCTGCACCCAGAAAGTGCCGGTGACGACCCATCCGCAGCCGGGCCAACGCGTCCACTGCTGGCGCCACGGCCCCGACGAGCTGATCCCCGAGGGCGGCAAGGCCCCGCTGCAGCAGGAGTTCGACCATGTCGACGAAGCCTGA
- a CDS encoding ABC transporter ATP-binding protein, with amino-acid sequence MSTKPEAASDAPAATERPDGDTRRPLLKLESLKTYFPLRGNFLDRLIGRESGWIKAVDGVSLDVKRGEVVGIVGESGSGKSTLGRTLLGLAPATSGAVTFDGQNVAGLSEPQLRKLRLRMQLVFQDPHASLNPAMDLRTAIADPLKIHGITSDPDELDRRVREILEVVGLSPPERFLDNYPGELSGGQKQRAVLARALILNPDLLVLDEPVSMLDMSVRAKILSLLGRLKNELGLTYVYITHDLATAKFFCDRIAIMYLGRVVETGPPSAIYEDPKHPYTRALLRAIPDPDPSRHVPRDLPRGEVPDAANPPLGCSFHPRCSMAYGPCGWEGRDLRELLERRWTQLPEAQYERERAMIGDLEQVGKPATTVQVPAGKGYQGRDVVDLLETIRADAPDDPFWRGVQNIQAAEGHAQVDFYPAHDPRLKQQGRVQVACHLWDPELAPESQASSLS; translated from the coding sequence ATGTCGACGAAGCCTGAGGCCGCGTCCGACGCGCCCGCGGCGACCGAGCGGCCAGACGGAGATACCCGGCGGCCGCTGCTGAAGCTTGAGAGTCTGAAGACCTACTTCCCGTTGCGCGGCAACTTCCTGGACCGGCTGATCGGTCGCGAGTCCGGCTGGATCAAGGCGGTCGACGGGGTTTCGCTCGACGTCAAACGCGGGGAAGTCGTCGGCATCGTGGGCGAGTCCGGCAGCGGCAAGTCCACCCTCGGCCGCACGCTTCTCGGGCTGGCCCCGGCAACCAGCGGTGCGGTCACGTTCGACGGGCAGAACGTCGCCGGCCTGAGCGAGCCGCAGCTCCGCAAACTGCGGCTGCGCATGCAGCTCGTCTTCCAGGACCCGCACGCTTCCCTCAACCCGGCGATGGATTTGCGCACGGCGATCGCCGACCCGCTGAAGATCCACGGCATCACCAGCGATCCCGACGAGTTGGACCGTCGGGTGCGCGAGATCCTGGAGGTGGTCGGCCTGAGCCCGCCGGAGCGCTTCCTGGACAATTATCCAGGCGAGCTGTCGGGCGGACAGAAGCAGCGCGCCGTGCTGGCGCGCGCGCTGATCCTGAACCCGGACCTGCTGGTCCTGGACGAGCCCGTGTCGATGCTGGACATGAGCGTGCGCGCCAAGATCCTGAGCCTGCTCGGCCGCCTGAAGAACGAACTGGGCCTGACCTACGTCTACATCACGCACGACCTCGCCACGGCCAAGTTCTTCTGCGACCGCATCGCGATCATGTACCTGGGCCGGGTGGTGGAAACGGGTCCGCCCTCGGCGATCTACGAGGATCCCAAGCACCCCTACACCCGGGCGCTGCTGCGCGCGATCCCGGACCCGGATCCGTCGCGCCACGTGCCGCGCGACCTGCCGCGTGGGGAGGTGCCGGATGCGGCCAACCCGCCGCTCGGCTGCTCGTTCCACCCGCGCTGTTCGATGGCCTACGGCCCTTGCGGCTGGGAGGGGCGCGATCTGCGCGAACTGTTGGAGCGGCGCTGGACCCAACTTCCCGAGGCGCAGTACGAGCGCGAACGCGCCATGATCGGCGATCTGGAACAGGTCGGCAAACCGGCAACTACGGTCCAGGTCCCCGCTGGCAAGGGCTACCAGGGACGTGACGTCGTGGACCTGCTGGAGACGATCCGCGCCGATGCCCCCGACGACCCCTTCTGGCGCGGCGTGCAGAACATCCAGGCGGCCGAGGGTCATGCCCAGGTGGACTTCTACCCCGCCCATGATCCCAGGCTGAAACAGCAGGGCCGCGTTCAGGTCGCCTGCCATCTCTGGGACCCGGAACTGGCACCGGAATCGCAGGCGTCATCCCTCTCGTAG
- the cynS gene encoding cyanase produces MVQSQFVEPMMTKDDVAAMVLAAKKKSGMTWEGLAETLGMSPVWTHAACMGMVSMPEEQARTLVRTCDLPEEAVSVLAECPTKTWDQTVPTDPCIYRLYEIMGVYGASMKALIHEKFGDGIMSAIDFEMYVNRKQDPKGDRVEVVMSGKFLPYRTW; encoded by the coding sequence ATGGTACAATCGCAGTTCGTCGAGCCGATGATGACCAAGGACGATGTTGCCGCCATGGTGCTCGCCGCAAAGAAGAAGAGCGGCATGACCTGGGAAGGGCTGGCGGAAACCCTTGGGATGTCGCCGGTCTGGACCCACGCGGCCTGCATGGGCATGGTGTCGATGCCCGAGGAGCAGGCGCGCACGCTGGTTCGGACGTGCGACCTGCCGGAAGAAGCCGTCTCCGTGCTGGCGGAGTGTCCGACCAAGACCTGGGATCAGACCGTCCCGACCGATCCGTGCATCTATCGCCTGTACGAAATCATGGGCGTCTACGGGGCGAGCATGAAGGCGCTGATCCACGAAAAATTCGGTGATGGGATCATGTCGGCGATCGACTTCGAGATGTACGTCAACCGGAAGCAAGATCCGAAGGGCGACCGCGTCGAAGTCGTGATGTCCGGGAAGTTCCTCCCCTACCGCACCTGGTAG
- a CDS encoding NirA family protein produces the protein MAGSSDDNATDAPFTAEQKEYIAGFAAGTAARGLFAGHTPAGQVTNDPAAAGANLAEVGGEETYYGVPVDELAKEEQLKRAENPLDIWDKLLAHANADQPPEGGDVFRFKFHGLFYVAPAQDSFMVRLRTPGAVLTAPQVRGIAGLARDWGGGYADVTTRSNLQVRELPPSSIVEVLMTLDEIGLGARGAGADNIRNITAPPTSGFDPQEIVDVRPLCRALQHYLYNNRDMYGLPRKFNIAFDSGGAVSVLSDTNDIGFVATRVEDGQGVEPGVYFRVLLCGITGHERIAFESGLLVRPDECVPLAAAIVRAFNETGDRTNRKKARLCYVLDRLGLDAFLERVQAHLGFELRFLDAEKCTPRPPEVRHAHLGVHPQSTPGLNYIGIDVPVGRMTAEQMDALAALSEELGGGELRLTVWQNVLLPHVPDDKVDEALARISELGFSHEPHAIMGGLVACTGNTGCRYASTNTKGQAIALGQHLRDTVGLDEPLNIHLTGCPNSCAQHYIGDIGLLGALVTRAGELVEAYHVYVGGGAGQDAGIAREFAKGVPFDELPPILERLLASYRDRAEPDDSFVAFARRHDVGALRQMAGLEESP, from the coding sequence ATGGCCGGATCGTCTGACGACAACGCCACAGACGCCCCCTTCACCGCCGAGCAGAAGGAATACATCGCCGGGTTCGCAGCCGGAACTGCGGCCCGCGGCCTGTTCGCCGGCCACACGCCCGCAGGACAGGTCACCAACGACCCCGCGGCCGCCGGGGCCAACCTTGCCGAGGTCGGTGGCGAGGAAACCTATTACGGGGTCCCGGTCGACGAACTGGCCAAGGAGGAGCAGCTCAAGCGCGCGGAAAATCCGCTGGACATCTGGGACAAGCTGCTCGCGCACGCCAACGCCGATCAGCCGCCAGAGGGCGGCGACGTCTTCCGGTTCAAGTTCCACGGTCTGTTCTACGTCGCGCCGGCACAGGACTCCTTCATGGTGCGCCTGCGCACCCCGGGCGCGGTGCTGACGGCCCCGCAAGTCCGCGGCATCGCCGGGCTCGCGCGCGACTGGGGCGGCGGCTACGCCGACGTCACCACGCGCAGCAACCTGCAGGTCCGCGAACTGCCGCCCAGCAGCATCGTCGAGGTGCTGATGACCCTGGACGAGATCGGACTGGGCGCACGCGGGGCCGGGGCGGATAACATCCGCAACATCACCGCCCCGCCGACCAGCGGCTTCGATCCCCAGGAGATCGTCGACGTCCGCCCGCTGTGCCGGGCGCTACAGCACTACCTCTACAACAACCGCGACATGTATGGCCTGCCGCGGAAGTTCAACATCGCATTCGATTCCGGGGGCGCGGTCAGCGTCCTGTCCGACACCAACGACATCGGCTTCGTCGCGACCCGGGTCGAGGACGGCCAGGGGGTCGAGCCCGGCGTCTACTTCCGGGTGCTGCTGTGCGGGATCACCGGTCACGAGCGCATCGCGTTCGAGTCCGGCCTGCTGGTCCGGCCGGACGAGTGCGTGCCGCTCGCCGCCGCGATCGTGCGCGCGTTCAACGAGACCGGCGACCGCACCAACCGCAAGAAGGCGCGGCTCTGCTACGTGCTCGACCGCCTAGGCCTGGACGCCTTCCTGGAGCGGGTGCAGGCGCATCTCGGCTTCGAACTGCGTTTCCTGGACGCAGAAAAGTGTACGCCGCGCCCGCCGGAGGTGCGCCACGCACATCTGGGCGTGCACCCGCAAAGCACCCCCGGACTCAACTACATCGGCATCGACGTACCGGTCGGCCGAATGACGGCCGAGCAGATGGACGCCCTGGCCGCCCTGTCGGAGGAGCTGGGCGGCGGCGAACTGCGGCTCACCGTCTGGCAGAACGTGCTGCTGCCGCACGTCCCCGACGACAAGGTGGATGAGGCGCTGGCGCGGATCTCGGAACTCGGCTTCAGCCACGAGCCGCACGCGATCATGGGGGGCCTCGTCGCCTGCACCGGCAACACCGGCTGCCGCTACGCTTCGACCAATACCAAGGGGCAGGCGATCGCGCTCGGCCAGCATCTGCGCGACACGGTCGGCCTGGACGAGCCGCTGAACATCCACCTGACCGGCTGCCCGAACTCCTGCGCCCAGCACTACATCGGCGACATCGGCCTCTTGGGCGCGCTGGTGACCCGCGCGGGCGAACTGGTGGAGGCCTATCACGTCTATGTCGGCGGCGGTGCGGGCCAGGACGCCGGCATCGCCCGCGAGTTTGCCAAGGGCGTGCCGTTCGACGAACTGCCGCCAATCCTCGAACGCCTGTTGGCGAGCTACCGCGACCGCGCGGAGCCGGACGACAGCTTCGTCGCCTTCGCGCGGCGGCACGACGTCGGCGCGCTACGCCAAATGGCCGGACTGGAGGAGAGCCCATGA